Proteins from a genomic interval of Motacilla alba alba isolate MOTALB_02 chromosome 11, Motacilla_alba_V1.0_pri, whole genome shotgun sequence:
- the GINS2 gene encoding DNA replication complex GINS protein PSF2 isoform X1 produces MEPAEVEFLAEKELVTIVPNFSLDRIHLIGGDLGPFNPGLPVEVPVWLAINLKQRQKCRLIPPEWMDVGKLEEIRDQERKEDTFTPMPSPYYMELTKLLLNYASDNIPRADEIRTLVKDTWDTRMAKLRLSADSFVRQQEAHAKLDNLTLMEINTTGTFLTRALDHMYKLRTNLQPGESSHSQDF; encoded by the exons ATGGAGCCGGCCGAGGTGGAGTTCCTGGCCGAGAAGGAGCTGGTGACGATCGTGCCCAACTTCAGCCTCGACCGGATTCACCTCATCGGG ggagATCTGGGTCCCTTCAACCCTGGCCTGCCGGTGGAAGTGCCTGTGTGGTTGGCCATCAATCTGAAGCAGAGGCAGAAGTGTCGGCTCATTCCCCCGGAGTGGATGGATGTTG GGAAACTGGAGGAAATCCGGGATCAGGAGCGCAAGGAGGACACCTTCACTCCAATGCCCAGTCCCTACTACATGGAGCTCaccaagctgctgctgaactA tgcctctgACAACATCCCCAGGGCGGACGAGATCCGGACGCTGGTGAAGGACACGTGGGACACGCGCATGGCCAAGCTGCGCCTGTCCGCCGACAGCTTCGtcaggcagcaggaggctcaCGCCAAG CTGGATAACTTAACCCTGATGGAGATCAACACCACTGGGACTTTCCTCACGCGGGCCTTGGACCACATGTACAAGCTCCGCACCAACCTCCAGCCGGGCGAGAGCTCCCACTCCCAGGATTTCTGA
- the GINS2 gene encoding DNA replication complex GINS protein PSF2 isoform X2, with protein sequence MEPAEVEFLAEKELVTIVPNFSLDRIHLIGGDLGPFNPGLPVEVPVWLAINLKQRQKCRLIPPEWMDVGKLEEIRDQERKEDTFTPMPSPYYMELTKLLLNYASDNIPRADEIRTLVKDTWDTRMAKLRLSADSFVRQQEAHAKLFNPKAGVTK encoded by the exons ATGGAGCCGGCCGAGGTGGAGTTCCTGGCCGAGAAGGAGCTGGTGACGATCGTGCCCAACTTCAGCCTCGACCGGATTCACCTCATCGGG ggagATCTGGGTCCCTTCAACCCTGGCCTGCCGGTGGAAGTGCCTGTGTGGTTGGCCATCAATCTGAAGCAGAGGCAGAAGTGTCGGCTCATTCCCCCGGAGTGGATGGATGTTG GGAAACTGGAGGAAATCCGGGATCAGGAGCGCAAGGAGGACACCTTCACTCCAATGCCCAGTCCCTACTACATGGAGCTCaccaagctgctgctgaactA tgcctctgACAACATCCCCAGGGCGGACGAGATCCGGACGCTGGTGAAGGACACGTGGGACACGCGCATGGCCAAGCTGCGCCTGTCCGCCGACAGCTTCGtcaggcagcaggaggctcaCGCCAAG